The following proteins come from a genomic window of Portunus trituberculatus isolate SZX2019 chromosome 35, ASM1759143v1, whole genome shotgun sequence:
- the LOC123513138 gene encoding uncharacterized protein LOC123513138: MKLSLASLLALLLLAAALGTRPSQADSTPVKGDAGLRNKLDIAEEMDCDRSFGPRQGHVLYRRAKGLGTGNPVTDRPRGKPITEERYPSFIPFRNRRRNARRG, encoded by the exons ATGAAGCTGTCACTTGCATCCCTCCTAGCGCTGCTGCTTCTC GCCGCAGCGCTGGGTACACGCCCTTCGCAGGCTGACTCCACTCCAGTGAAGGGAGATGCAGGGCTAAGGAACAAATTGGATATTGCCGAAGAGATGGACTGTGACCGCTCATTTGGTCCACGACAAGGTCACGTGCTTTACCGCCGCGCCAAAGGCCTGGGGACCGGTAATCCTGTCACTGATCGACCCCGGGGGAAGCCCATCACGGAGGAGAGGTACCCGAGTTTCATCCCTTTCCGAAACAGACGGCGGAATGCCAGAAGGGGTTAG
- the LOC123513137 gene encoding 26S proteasome non-ATPase regulatory subunit 8-like: protein MAGRAREQAVRAVVLAYEELKKEWGKKNRNLQTCGKYLADIKVELTKLQFLPSVGNKVSKEELLVARNTLEIGALWSIANKDIPSFERYVAMLKIYYMDYREQLTESPYMYELLGLDLLCLLAQNKVGEFHTTLEHLPAPAITDNVYIRHPVAMEQYLMEGAYNKIYLAKGEVPAEGYKFFIEELLSTIREDIADCVENAYDRIRPEDIGKMLYLSNTKEILKYCETRSWQVGPDGYLHFKKEVRKSEDGIPSRELAHQMINYAREMEQIV, encoded by the exons ATGGCGGGGCGAGCGAGAGAGCAAGCTGTGCGGGCTGTGGTGCTGGCTTACGAGGAGCTCAAGAAAGAATgggggaagaaaaacaggaaccTGCAGACTTGTGGGAAGTACCTGGCTGACATAAAG GTGGAACTGACCAAGCTGCAGTTTCTGCCATCTGTGGGCAATAAAGTATCCAAGGAGGAGTTGCTTGTGGCTA GAAACACACTCGAAATTGGTGCCCTATGGAGCATAGCCAACAAGGACATCCCTTCCTTTGAGCGATATGTTGCCATGCTCAAGATATACTACATGGACTACAG AGAGCAGCTAACAGAATCACCCTACATGTATGAGTTGTTGGGGTTGGACTTGCTGTGCCTGCTGGCCCAGAACAAGGTTGGGGAGTTCCACACCACCTTGGAGCACCTGCCAGCACCTGCCATCACTGACAATGTGTACATCAGACACCCAGTGGCCATGGAGCAGTACTTGATGGAGGGAGCGTACAATAag ATCTATTTGGCCAAGGGAGAGGTGCCAGCTGAAGGTTACAAGTTCTTCATTGAGGAGCTGCTCTCCACCATCCGGGAGGACATTGCTGACTGTGTGGAGAATGCCTACGATCGCATCCGCCCTGAGGACATTGGCAAAATGCTGTATCTTTCTAACACCAAGGAGATCCTTAAATACTGTGAGACACGCAGCTGGCAG GTTGGTCCAGACGGCTACCTCCACTTCAAGAAGGAGGTGCGTAAGAGTGAAGACGGGATCCCCTCTCGTGAGCTGGCCCATCAGATGATCAACTATGCACGAGAGATGGAACAAATTGTGTAG